In the genome of Sulfuricella sp., one region contains:
- a CDS encoding type II secretion system F family protein, whose amino-acid sequence MAVAKKIAVKEYNFSWEAKDKKGKTVKGDMVAASETIVNAILRRQGMSVLRVKKQRTRGGKITDKDITLFTRQLSTMMKAGVPLLQSFDIVGKGHSNPAVQKLLLDIKSDISTGSSMSQAFKKYPLYFDALYCNLINAGEQAGILDTILDRLATYKEKIQAIKGKIKAALFYPISIIVVAFVITAVIMIFVVPAFKELFTSFGADLPAPTLFVMAVSDFFVAYWYLIFGGIGGGFWFFFYTWKRSRKMQEVMDRLFLKVPVFGPVIEKATIARWSRTLATMFAAGVPLVEAMDSVAGAAGNIVYYNATKKVQGEVSTGTSLTVAMQNTNLFPNMVLQMVSIGEESGALDSMLSKVADFYEAEVDDAVEALASLMEPIIMVVLGTLIGGLVIAMYLPIFKLGQVV is encoded by the coding sequence ATGGCAGTCGCAAAAAAAATAGCCGTAAAAGAATACAACTTCAGCTGGGAAGCCAAGGACAAGAAGGGCAAGACAGTCAAGGGCGACATGGTGGCGGCAAGCGAAACCATCGTCAACGCCATACTACGCCGCCAGGGCATGAGTGTCCTGCGGGTCAAAAAACAGCGCACGCGTGGCGGCAAGATTACCGACAAGGACATCACGCTTTTTACCCGCCAGCTTTCCACCATGATGAAAGCCGGTGTGCCACTATTGCAGTCATTTGACATCGTGGGCAAAGGTCACAGCAATCCTGCGGTGCAAAAACTGTTGCTCGACATCAAGTCCGACATTTCCACCGGCAGCAGCATGAGCCAGGCATTCAAGAAATATCCGCTGTATTTTGACGCGCTATACTGCAACCTGATCAATGCCGGCGAGCAGGCAGGTATTCTCGACACCATTCTTGATCGTCTTGCCACCTACAAGGAAAAAATCCAGGCCATCAAGGGCAAGATCAAGGCTGCCCTGTTTTATCCGATATCAATCATCGTGGTGGCATTTGTGATTACTGCGGTAATCATGATTTTCGTGGTGCCTGCATTCAAGGAACTTTTCACCAGCTTCGGCGCCGACTTGCCAGCTCCCACCTTGTTCGTGATGGCCGTATCCGACTTTTTCGTTGCCTATTGGTACCTGATTTTCGGTGGTATCGGCGGCGGATTCTGGTTCTTTTTTTACACCTGGAAACGCTCGCGCAAGATGCAGGAAGTGATGGACCGGCTGTTTCTCAAAGTCCCCGTATTCGGCCCGGTCATCGAAAAAGCCACCATCGCACGCTGGAGCCGCACTCTTGCCACCATGTTTGCAGCTGGCGTACCGCTGGTGGAGGCCATGGATTCTGTTGCTGGCGCGGCCGGGAACATCGTTTACTACAACGCCACCAAGAAAGTCCAGGGAGAGGTCAGCACTGGCACCAGTCTCACAGTGGCCATGCAAAACACCAACCTGTTCCCCAATATGGTGCTACAGATGGTATCCATCGGCGAGGAATCCGGCGCGCTTGATTCCATGCTCAGCAAGGTGGCCGATTTTTATGAAGCAGAAGTGGATGATGCGGTTGAGGCCCTTGCCAGTCTGATGGAGCCGATAATCATGGTCGTTCTCGGTACGCTGATTGGCGGCCTGGTCATCGCCATGTACCTGCCGATTTTCAAACTGGGCCAAGTGGTCTAA
- the pilB gene encoding type IV-A pilus assembly ATPase PilB, with protein sequence MVAATVPTGLSGLARALVQEGLLLDADADAIQTQAAAAKTSFVSQLIQSNKLNALQVAEFASKNFGFPLLDLSMVDAEHLPKGVLDASIVQSRRIIALYQRGSHLFIATSDPTNLQTLNDVRFQTNHTVEQVVVEDNKLGKLIEKIVESSDTSMKSLDVEDIGDLEFTDDETLAKQDENASAEIDDAPVVKYLQKILMDAINGGASDIHFEPYEKFYRIRYRTDGILFEVAQPPLAIKDKISSRIKVISKLDIAEKRVPQDGRMKLVLSKNRAIDFRVSSLPTLYGEKIVMRILDPSSATLGIDALGYDPDQKEALLNAVERPYGMVLVTGPTGSGKTVSLYTCLNILNKPGVNISTAEDPAEINLPGVNQVNVNDKAGLTFAAALKSFLRQDPDVIMVGEIRDLETADIAIKAAQTGHMVLSTLHTNDAPATLTRLMNMGVAPFNIASSVIMITAQRLARRLCSCKKPIDIPREALLRAGFAEGDLDGSWQPYGHVGCERCKGSGYKGRVGIYQVMPITDEMSRLIMKNGTAHDIADQARREGVQDLRQAGLRKVKAGLTSLEEIEAVTNE encoded by the coding sequence ATGGTCGCAGCGACGGTTCCAACTGGATTAAGCGGTCTGGCTCGCGCCCTGGTTCAAGAGGGCCTGCTGCTTGACGCCGATGCCGACGCAATCCAGACACAAGCCGCAGCAGCCAAAACCAGTTTTGTAAGCCAGCTGATTCAAAGCAACAAGTTAAACGCACTACAAGTAGCCGAATTTGCTTCGAAAAATTTTGGCTTCCCGTTGCTCGACCTGAGTATGGTTGATGCCGAGCATCTGCCCAAAGGCGTGCTTGACGCCTCTATTGTGCAAAGCCGGCGAATTATTGCCCTGTACCAGCGCGGCTCCCACCTCTTTATCGCCACATCCGACCCCACTAATCTTCAAACGCTCAATGATGTCCGCTTTCAAACCAACCACACTGTCGAACAGGTGGTGGTTGAAGACAACAAACTTGGCAAGCTGATCGAAAAAATAGTCGAATCCAGTGACACCTCGATGAAAAGCCTGGATGTCGAGGATATCGGCGATCTCGAATTCACCGATGACGAGACGCTGGCAAAACAGGACGAAAACGCCAGCGCGGAAATCGACGATGCTCCGGTAGTCAAATACCTCCAGAAAATTCTCATGGATGCAATCAATGGTGGCGCATCCGATATTCACTTCGAGCCCTATGAGAAGTTTTACCGCATTCGCTATCGCACTGACGGCATACTGTTCGAGGTGGCTCAACCCCCTCTCGCCATCAAGGACAAGATTTCTTCTCGCATCAAGGTGATTTCCAAACTGGATATCGCCGAAAAGCGCGTCCCTCAGGACGGGCGGATGAAGCTGGTACTATCCAAGAACCGCGCCATCGACTTCCGCGTCAGCAGCCTGCCCACGCTGTATGGCGAGAAGATCGTAATGCGTATTCTCGACCCTTCCAGCGCCACCCTGGGGATTGATGCGCTTGGCTATGACCCAGACCAGAAAGAAGCTCTGCTCAATGCAGTCGAACGGCCATATGGCATGGTACTGGTCACCGGTCCGACAGGTAGCGGCAAAACGGTTTCGCTGTATACCTGCCTCAACATCCTCAACAAACCGGGCGTCAACATCTCAACAGCAGAGGACCCGGCCGAAATCAACCTGCCTGGCGTCAACCAGGTGAACGTCAACGACAAGGCGGGGCTGACTTTTGCCGCCGCGCTCAAGTCCTTTCTGCGCCAGGACCCGGATGTCATCATGGTGGGCGAGATCCGCGACCTCGAAACGGCCGACATCGCCATCAAGGCGGCGCAAACCGGCCACATGGTACTATCCACCCTGCATACCAACGATGCACCCGCCACCCTGACGCGGCTGATGAACATGGGTGTTGCGCCTTTCAATATCGCCTCGTCGGTGATCATGATCACCGCCCAGCGTTTGGCACGCCGCTTGTGCAGCTGCAAAAAACCCATCGATATTCCCCGGGAAGCCTTGCTGCGCGCCGGCTTTGCCGAGGGTGATCTGGATGGCAGCTGGCAACCCTACGGTCATGTTGGCTGTGAAAGATGCAAGGGTTCCGGCTACAAGGGCCGGGTCGGCATTTATCAGGTCATGCCGATAACTGACGAGATGAGCCGGCTCATCATGAAGAACGGCACCGCCCACGACATTGCCGATCAGGCGCGCCGCGAGGGTGTACAGGATTTGCGCCAGGCCGGACTGCGCAAGGTCAAAGCTGGACTGACCTCGCTGGAAGAAATTGAAGCCGTGACCAACGAATGA
- a CDS encoding HlyC/CorC family transporter: MDDTPISVLLGVLIILLILSGFFSISETSMMALNRYRLKHLAQSGHRGAKLTTQLLARTDKLLGVILLGNNLINAASATLVTIITVRLVGEGELALSISTLAVTFAILVFSEITPKVMGAAYPERIALPLSFILAPLLKLFYPVIWFVNLFVQALLWALRLKPGSATASSLSLEELRTLVLEAGHYIPQKHQSILINLFELENITVDDVMTPRNQIEAIDIDAPAEEIRRQLSTSHHTRIPVYQGQLDNIIGLVHARKVLHQTQSGELDADALRDIMREPYFIPASTALFSQLQHFQENQRRIGMVVDEYGELLGLVSLEDILEEIVGEFTTHAPAQGGTYRRQEDGSWLVDGSSLLRNLNRKLGLQFPLDGPKTLNGLILEHLEDIPEAGISLKIAGVPLEIMQTQDRSVKGVRIFPPAAMAEQ, from the coding sequence TTGGACGACACTCCCATCAGCGTACTGCTAGGCGTACTCATCATTCTGTTGATTCTCTCGGGGTTTTTCTCCATCTCCGAAACCAGCATGATGGCGCTTAACCGTTACCGGCTGAAACATCTTGCCCAGTCCGGCCACCGCGGCGCCAAGCTCACCACTCAACTGCTGGCCCGGACCGACAAGCTGCTCGGTGTGATCCTGCTGGGCAACAATCTCATCAACGCCGCATCGGCAACCCTGGTCACCATCATCACCGTCCGCCTGGTCGGCGAGGGAGAGCTCGCCCTGTCCATCAGCACCCTGGCAGTCACTTTCGCCATCCTGGTATTCAGCGAAATCACCCCCAAGGTCATGGGCGCCGCCTACCCGGAACGGATCGCCCTGCCTCTGAGTTTCATCCTGGCGCCCCTGCTGAAACTGTTTTATCCCGTCATCTGGTTTGTCAACCTGTTCGTCCAGGCGCTATTGTGGGCACTGCGCCTGAAGCCGGGATCGGCAACAGCCAGCAGCTTGAGCCTGGAAGAGTTGCGCACACTGGTGCTAGAGGCCGGGCACTACATCCCGCAAAAGCACCAGAGTATCCTGATCAACCTGTTCGAGCTGGAAAACATCACCGTGGATGACGTCATGACACCACGCAACCAGATCGAAGCCATCGATATCGACGCGCCCGCGGAAGAAATTCGCCGCCAGCTTTCCACCAGCCACCACACCCGCATCCCGGTTTACCAGGGACAACTGGACAATATTATCGGCCTGGTCCATGCACGCAAGGTGCTGCACCAGACCCAGAGCGGAGAACTTGACGCCGACGCGCTGCGCGACATTATGCGCGAGCCCTATTTCATCCCCGCCAGCACTGCGCTGTTTTCCCAATTACAGCATTTCCAGGAAAATCAGCGCCGCATCGGCATGGTAGTGGACGAATATGGCGAACTGCTTGGGCTGGTCAGCCTCGAAGACATACTGGAAGAAATCGTTGGCGAATTCACCACCCATGCCCCAGCGCAGGGCGGCACCTATCGCCGCCAGGAGGACGGAAGCTGGCTGGTGGACGGAAGCAGCCTGTTGCGCAATCTGAATCGCAAACTCGGCCTGCAATTTCCACTCGACGGACCCAAAACCCTGAATGGCCTGATCCTCGAACATCTGGAAGACATTCCCGAGGCCGGCATTAGCCTGAAAATTGCTGGCGTTCCCCTGGAAATCATGCAAACTCAGGACCGTTCGGTAAAAGGGGTCAGAATCTTCCCCCCTGCCGCCATGGCTGAGCAATAG
- the ccsA gene encoding cytochrome c biogenesis protein CcsA has translation MPDLSPLFLTALLYAGLGAYFWRALWLGKNTTTTPHAWEKPAILLPLLLHAWLLLQFIIQPDGIKLGVGHAISAIAWLTVLVYWLGSLRNNLGCLQGFVLPFAALSIAAPLLLPATHTLLHAEQTLFKIHLFIATLAYSLFTIAAMHALLMAAFERHLHSRPLSTLLQRLPPLLTMEHLLFRILWAGFTLLTLTLMSGMLFSEELFGKALQLSHKTVFALISWGIFAALLGGRLRYGWRGRTAIRLTLSGFMALLLAYIGSKFVLEIVLGR, from the coding sequence ATGCCGGATTTATCACCTCTTTTCCTGACCGCACTCCTCTATGCCGGACTCGGAGCCTATTTCTGGCGCGCGCTCTGGCTTGGGAAAAACACCACCACAACGCCCCATGCGTGGGAAAAACCAGCCATTCTGCTGCCGCTGCTGCTCCATGCATGGCTGTTGCTGCAATTTATCATCCAACCAGACGGAATCAAGCTTGGTGTTGGGCACGCCATCTCCGCCATCGCCTGGCTTACGGTACTGGTGTACTGGCTGGGCAGCCTGCGCAACAATCTGGGATGCCTGCAGGGGTTTGTCCTCCCATTCGCCGCGCTCAGCATAGCCGCCCCCTTGCTCCTTCCCGCCACACATACCCTGCTGCATGCCGAGCAAACCCTTTTCAAGATTCATTTGTTCATTGCCACCCTTGCCTACAGCCTGTTTACCATCGCAGCCATGCATGCGCTTCTGATGGCGGCATTCGAACGGCATCTCCACTCCAGACCGCTTTCAACCCTGCTACAGAGGCTCCCCCCGTTACTTACCATGGAACACCTGCTATTCCGCATCCTGTGGGCAGGTTTCACCCTGCTCACCCTGACCCTGATGAGCGGCATGCTGTTTTCGGAGGAACTATTTGGCAAGGCACTGCAACTCAGCCACAAAACCGTATTTGCACTGATTTCCTGGGGCATCTTTGCCGCTCTGCTGGGTGGGCGCCTGCGCTATGGCTGGCGCGGACGCACGGCCATACGCTTGACGCTGAGCGGATTCATGGCGCTGTTACTGGCCTATATCGGCAGCAAATTCGTGCTTGAAATCGTTCTTGGCCGTTGA
- the ffh gene encoding signal recognition particle protein: protein MFDNLSQRLSGVIKNLRGQARLTEANIQDALREVRMALLEADVALPVVKDFISQVRERALGQEVLSSLTPGQAVVQVVYEELTRLMGEHNATLDLAARPPAVILLAGLQGAGKTTTAGKLAKFLREQMKKKVLLTSCDVYRPAAIEQLKTLAQQLDTDFFPSQIGQQPEQIALSAVDFARKHFHDVVIVDTAGRLAIDEVMMDEIKRLHSALDPVETLFVVDAMQGQDAVNTARAFSDALPLTGVILTKLDGDARGGAALSVRHVTGKPIKFVGVGEKSAGLEAFYPDRMASRVLGMGDVLSLIEDAQRGVDQEEAQKLAKKLKSGKSFDLEDFKQQMQQMKKMGGMAALMDKLPGQMGQMAGDAQVNDKMVNRLEGIINSMTPQERRKPELIKAARKRRIAAGAGVQVQDVNRLLSQFEQTQKMMKMFSKGGGMAKMMRGMKGMLPGMR, encoded by the coding sequence ATGTTCGATAACCTTTCACAACGCCTTTCCGGCGTCATCAAAAATCTGCGTGGTCAGGCGCGCCTGACTGAAGCCAATATCCAGGATGCCTTGCGTGAAGTGCGCATGGCTTTGCTGGAAGCCGACGTGGCACTGCCGGTGGTCAAGGATTTCATTTCCCAGGTCAGGGAGCGCGCGCTCGGCCAGGAGGTGCTGTCCAGCCTGACGCCGGGGCAGGCGGTGGTGCAGGTCGTTTACGAAGAACTGACTCGCCTCATGGGTGAACACAATGCCACGCTCGATCTGGCCGCGCGCCCACCCGCGGTGATTTTGCTGGCGGGTCTGCAGGGTGCGGGCAAAACCACTACTGCCGGCAAGTTGGCGAAGTTTTTGCGTGAACAGATGAAAAAGAAAGTGCTGCTGACCAGTTGCGACGTTTATCGTCCAGCCGCGATCGAACAGCTAAAAACATTGGCGCAGCAACTTGATACGGACTTCTTCCCGTCTCAGATCGGGCAGCAGCCAGAACAGATTGCCTTGTCTGCCGTGGATTTTGCACGCAAGCATTTTCATGATGTCGTGATCGTCGATACCGCCGGCCGCCTGGCGATAGATGAAGTCATGATGGATGAGATCAAGCGTCTGCACTCGGCGCTTGATCCGGTCGAGACACTTTTTGTGGTCGATGCGATGCAGGGCCAGGACGCGGTGAACACTGCCCGCGCCTTCAGCGATGCGCTACCGCTTACGGGTGTGATTTTGACCAAGCTGGATGGCGATGCGCGCGGTGGTGCGGCGCTGTCGGTGCGGCATGTCACCGGCAAGCCAATCAAGTTTGTCGGCGTGGGTGAGAAATCGGCTGGACTGGAAGCATTCTATCCGGACCGTATGGCTTCCCGCGTGCTGGGCATGGGTGACGTGTTGTCGCTGATCGAGGATGCGCAGCGTGGCGTGGATCAGGAAGAAGCGCAAAAGCTGGCAAAGAAGCTCAAGTCCGGCAAGAGTTTTGATCTCGAAGACTTCAAGCAACAGATGCAGCAAATGAAAAAAATGGGCGGCATGGCTGCCTTGATGGACAAGCTGCCCGGCCAGATGGGGCAGATGGCCGGTGACGCCCAGGTCAACGACAAGATGGTCAACCGCCTCGAAGGCATCATCAATTCCATGACCCCGCAGGAGCGCCGCAAGCCGGAGCTTATCAAGGCTGCGCGCAAACGGCGCATTGCAGCGGGGGCAGGGGTTCAGGTGCAGGATGTGAACCGTCTGCTGAGCCAGTTCGAGCAAACCCAGAAAATGATGAAAATGTTTTCCAAGGGGGGCGGCATGGCGAAAATGATGCGCGGCATGAAAGGCATGCTGCCCGGAATGCGATAA
- the rpsP gene encoding 30S ribosomal protein S16: MVIIRLARGGAKKRPFYNLVVADSRERRDGRFIERVGFFNPLAPEGQEAMRINSERVAYWQSKGAQLSDAVAKLVKRAGAVAA; encoded by the coding sequence ATGGTAATCATTCGACTCGCCCGCGGTGGCGCCAAAAAGCGTCCGTTCTATAACCTGGTGGTGGCTGATTCTCGCGAGCGTCGCGACGGTCGCTTCATCGAGCGCGTGGGTTTCTTTAACCCGCTTGCACCTGAAGGTCAGGAAGCGATGCGCATCAATTCCGAGCGCGTGGCTTATTGGCAAAGCAAGGGTGCCCAGTTGAGCGACGCAGTGGCAAAACTGGTCAAGCGCGCAGGTGCTGTAGCAGCCTAA
- the rimM gene encoding ribosome maturation factor RimM (Essential for efficient processing of 16S rRNA) — MSQQPDQLVVMGHIGVPFGVRGWVKIYAHTESSDGLLDYPSWWMGKNGQWCEVRVLDSEVHSKSLVVHLAGCDDREAAAALRGSEIAVPRSALPEPAVNEYYWSDLIGLSVLNAEKQVLGKVSELLETGANDVLVVQGEREILIPFVPQVIQEVDLAAGTIRVDWGLDW; from the coding sequence GTGTCGCAGCAGCCTGACCAACTGGTTGTCATGGGGCACATCGGTGTCCCGTTCGGCGTACGTGGCTGGGTTAAAATTTACGCGCATACCGAATCCAGTGACGGCCTGCTCGACTACCCCTCATGGTGGATGGGCAAGAATGGCCAGTGGTGTGAGGTCAGGGTGCTGGATTCCGAGGTGCACAGCAAATCGCTAGTGGTGCACCTGGCGGGTTGCGATGACCGGGAAGCGGCAGCCGCATTGCGCGGCAGTGAAATTGCGGTACCTCGCAGCGCGCTGCCCGAGCCGGCGGTGAACGAATATTACTGGTCTGACCTGATCGGGCTGAGCGTGCTCAATGCCGAGAAGCAGGTGCTGGGTAAAGTCAGCGAACTGCTGGAAACCGGCGCCAATGATGTGCTGGTAGTACAGGGCGAACGGGAAATATTGATTCCCTTCGTTCCTCAGGTGATACAGGAAGTGGATCTGGCTGCCGGCACGATCCGGGTGGATTGGGGCCTGGATTGGTGA
- the trmD gene encoding tRNA (guanosine(37)-N1)-methyltransferase TrmD: MPYQFDVVTLFPQMFEAVTESGITRRAQEQSSYQLRLWNPRDFTSNNYRTVDDRPYGGGPGMVMLAEPLEKAIVAARQAQSAAGAEKPRVVYLSPQGRLLDHAGVMGLVATGGLILLAGRYEGVDERLLQHQVDEEISIGDYVLSGGELPAMVLMDCIIRQLPGVLGDAESAEQDSFVNGLLDFPHYTRPEVYQGERVPEVLMSGNHALIQKWRLKQALGRTWQRRPDLLAKRQLTKEESRLLTEYQQEQDAVK; the protein is encoded by the coding sequence ATCCCCTACCAGTTCGACGTTGTTACCCTGTTTCCACAGATGTTCGAAGCCGTTACCGAGAGCGGCATCACGCGGCGGGCGCAAGAGCAATCAAGCTACCAGTTGCGGCTGTGGAATCCACGTGATTTCACCAGCAATAATTATCGCACGGTGGATGACCGGCCCTATGGCGGCGGCCCCGGCATGGTGATGCTGGCAGAGCCGCTGGAAAAGGCTATCGTGGCAGCGCGGCAGGCGCAAAGCGCGGCGGGTGCGGAGAAACCCCGCGTGGTTTATCTCTCTCCGCAGGGAAGATTGCTTGATCATGCCGGGGTGATGGGCCTGGTAGCCACAGGCGGTCTGATTTTACTCGCCGGGCGTTACGAGGGGGTGGATGAACGCCTCTTACAGCATCAGGTGGATGAAGAGATTTCCATCGGTGACTATGTGCTTTCTGGGGGGGAACTCCCGGCCATGGTGCTGATGGATTGCATTATCCGGCAATTGCCGGGGGTGCTGGGCGATGCGGAATCGGCCGAGCAGGATTCGTTTGTGAATGGCTTGCTGGATTTTCCGCACTATACCCGGCCCGAGGTTTATCAGGGCGAGCGTGTCCCGGAGGTGTTGATGTCCGGGAACCACGCCCTGATACAGAAGTGGCGGCTGAAACAGGCGCTTGGACGCACCTGGCAACGCCGCCCAGATTTGCTGGCAAAACGCCAGCTGACCAAAGAGGAGTCTCGGCTGCTGACTGAGTATCAGCAGGAACAAGACGCCGTAAAATAA
- the rplS gene encoding 50S ribosomal protein L19 — MNLIEQLEQEEIARLGKTIPAFAPGDTVVVQVKVKEGTRERLQAYEGVVIGKRNRGLNSSFIVRKISSGEGVERTFQTHSPLVASIEVKRRGDVRRAKLYYLRDRSGKSARIKEKLPNRK, encoded by the coding sequence ATGAATCTGATCGAACAACTGGAACAGGAAGAAATCGCCCGTCTGGGTAAAACCATTCCTGCTTTTGCGCCTGGCGACACCGTCGTGGTGCAGGTCAAAGTGAAGGAAGGGACTCGTGAGCGTTTGCAGGCTTACGAAGGCGTGGTGATTGGCAAACGTAACCGTGGCCTGAATTCCTCCTTCATCGTGCGCAAGATTTCCTCGGGCGAAGGTGTGGAGCGTACTTTCCAGACCCATTCCCCGCTGGTGGCAAGCATCGAAGTGAAGCGTCGCGGTGACGTGCGCCGCGCCAAGCTGTACTACCTGCGCGACCGCTCCGGCAAGTCTGCGCGTATCAAGGAAAAACTGCCTAACCGCAAGTAA
- a CDS encoding methylated-DNA--[protein]-cysteine S-methyltransferase: MKAYQARIALPFGILGIVTEDEYLTEIDFLPDETLILPAQTPLARKVCAQLQAYVADPDFRFELPLQPHGTPYQNRVWQALLEIPSGKAESYGALAKHLGSAPRAVGQACGANPIPVIIPCHRVLAKAGLGGFMNHADGSPLRIKRWLLEHEHVLRPAG; encoded by the coding sequence TTGAAAGCCTACCAGGCTCGAATCGCCTTGCCTTTCGGCATTCTGGGCATCGTCACCGAGGACGAGTATCTGACAGAAATCGATTTTCTGCCCGACGAGACACTTATTCTCCCCGCGCAAACACCCCTGGCACGGAAGGTCTGCGCCCAGTTGCAGGCCTATGTTGCCGACCCTGATTTCCGCTTCGAACTTCCGCTTCAACCGCATGGCACGCCCTATCAAAACAGGGTGTGGCAGGCGCTGCTGGAAATTCCCTCCGGCAAGGCCGAAAGTTATGGCGCACTGGCAAAACATCTCGGCTCCGCGCCGCGCGCAGTCGGTCAGGCCTGCGGCGCCAATCCCATCCCTGTGATTATCCCCTGCCACCGCGTGCTGGCCAAAGCGGGCCTGGGCGGCTTCATGAATCACGCAGACGGCAGCCCGCTGCGGATCAAACGCTGGTTGCTGGAGCACGAGCATGTCCTTAGACCTGCTGGATGA
- the xerD gene encoding site-specific tyrosine recombinase XerD → MSLDLLDEFCDALWLEEGLARNTLESYRRDLSQFAAWLERERHRELLAAGQADMLAYLSHRFAAHVKATTSGRLLSSLRRFYRYQLRQGKIMIDPTLQIEMPKLPRALPKSLSEADVEALLNAPNVDQSLGLRDRAMLETLYATGLRVSELVSLPLQGLSLEMGVVRVMGKGSKERLVPLGAEAVDWLQRYLLEARPDLLAGKPDTAVFVTQRGGAMTRQAFWYLIKRYAAQAGLAAALSPHTLRHAFATHLLNHGADLRVVQMLLGHSDISTTQIYTHVARERLKRLHAIHHPRG, encoded by the coding sequence ATGTCCTTAGACCTGCTGGATGAGTTTTGTGACGCGCTGTGGCTCGAAGAGGGGCTGGCGCGCAATACGCTGGAGAGTTACCGCCGCGATCTCAGCCAGTTTGCCGCCTGGCTTGAACGAGAGCGCCACCGCGAGTTGCTCGCGGCGGGCCAGGCGGATATGCTCGCCTATCTTTCGCACCGCTTCGCTGCGCACGTCAAGGCGACGACGAGTGGCCGTCTGCTTTCCAGCCTGCGTCGTTTTTATCGCTACCAATTGCGTCAGGGTAAAATCATGATTGATCCTACGCTGCAGATTGAAATGCCCAAGTTGCCCCGTGCTTTGCCAAAATCACTGAGCGAAGCAGACGTGGAAGCCCTGCTGAATGCACCCAATGTTGATCAGTCGTTGGGACTGCGCGACCGTGCCATGTTGGAGACCCTTTATGCTACCGGGTTGCGCGTGTCGGAATTGGTGTCATTGCCGCTACAGGGACTCAGCCTGGAAATGGGGGTGGTACGGGTGATGGGGAAGGGTTCCAAGGAACGCCTGGTGCCGCTGGGCGCCGAAGCGGTAGACTGGTTGCAGCGATATCTGCTGGAAGCGCGCCCTGACCTGCTGGCGGGCAAGCCGGATACGGCTGTATTCGTGACCCAGCGAGGTGGCGCCATGACACGACAGGCATTCTGGTATCTCATCAAACGCTACGCGGCTCAGGCGGGTTTGGCGGCAGCCCTCTCGCCCCATACTTTGCGCCATGCTTTTGCTACCCACCTGCTCAACCACGGCGCAGATTTGAGAGTGGTGCAGATGCTACTGGGGCACTCGGATATTTCCACAACCCAGATTTACACTCATGTGGCGCGGGAGCGGCTGAAGCGCCTGCATGCAATACACCATCCCCGCGGGTAA
- a CDS encoding S24 family peptidase: protein MQTRKTIPIHNALEDEAASACSSGEPYALMVLGDSMLPEFEDGDIIVVEPEGLATDGSFVVAFHKDEYTFRQLLIRDEKWYLSALNDLYPTEQISGPEAVKGVVIQKKKPGRRKSMKSYI from the coding sequence ATGCAGACCAGAAAAACCATCCCAATCCATAACGCGCTTGAAGATGAGGCGGCCAGCGCCTGTTCAAGCGGCGAACCCTACGCCCTGATGGTGCTGGGCGATAGCATGCTGCCCGAATTCGAGGATGGCGACATCATTGTCGTCGAACCGGAGGGACTGGCGACCGATGGCTCATTCGTGGTCGCCTTCCACAAGGACGAATACACTTTTCGCCAGTTGCTGATCCGCGACGAAAAATGGTATCTGAGTGCGCTTAACGACCTCTACCCCACCGAACAGATATCCGGTCCGGAAGCCGTCAAGGGCGTGGTGATCCAGAAGAAAAAACCTGGCAGACGCAAGTCGATGAAGTCTTACATCTGA